The DNA region GCGCCCTTGGCAGCGATTTCCTGTCCACGCGAAACGGCCGATTGGGCCCGTGGGTGGTTCTCCAGATACTTCGTGGCACGCTTGCCGAGTTCCGCAGCGCCGGCGGCCACTTGCTCGCCGGCGCTTCTCATCACTCGTGACAGTGGGCGGCCCTTGAAACGTTGGATGTCACGCCAGGCCGCGAGCTCGTATTCCGAGGGGTCTCCCATGCCGCGATGGTAGTGGCCAAGACCTCCGCGCAGTTTCGTACTAGTGCACACCGGTTCACGCGCACAACGGAGCTGCTGCACGGTGGGGCGTGTGGTCGCGGACGCCATCCCCCGCGGCACCACCTGCGCCTACTTCGTCTGCTTCGGCAGGGTGCAGGGGCGAACCGATTTGCAACTATTGGCAATTGCTCCTCGCCTGCGCCGGCGAGGATTACAGCACCTGCCCAGTCTGGCGCCGGACTGCCTACTCGCCCTTGGGCTCGCCTGCGGCCAGCCTCGGGCCGATCCGGGCGCACCGAGCGGTGTAAGCCTGAAGATGCAGACTCTCGAATTCGGCTCGGTCCCAGTCCTCTGGCCGGACCTCCCCGTCCGGCCAGAGGTACGCCAACCCGTAGTCGCCGCCCGAGAGGGCCACCTTCCGCAGGTCGTATCGGTCGTCCTCGAACGCGTCGAGCAATCTCCATTCCTGGTCGGTGAGGTCAGTGAGTAGGAGGCCGGCCGCGGCGTTTCCGGGCGCGGCAACGAGTCCGGGATAGACCCGGCCTTCGAGCGCGGCGGCGCGCCACCCTGGTGCGGAAGCAAGAGTGTGAGCCGGTAGTCGCCCCAACAGAGCTTCGAGGACGACAGCGAACTGGAGCGTGCCGTAAACAAAGAGTTCACCGGGAGCATCGGGGAGGCGAGCTCGAGAGCTGGAAGGCTGGACCAGGGTCATTCCTGCAAGGTAATCGTGATCCCTCGGCGAGGGTATGCCGCCTCCTCCAAGTCCGATGCTGAGGCTGGGGCGGCACTTCCCTGCTTCCCCAAATGAGGGCAGGATTGGGGACGCGCTCATTCTGGTCATCTCGTGATCTGGTACCCGGGCACACCGGGAAGCCGCTGCATAGGGTCGGGTACTCCCTGCTTGAGAGGCACTGGCGTGACCGACATCGTGATTGCGCAGACGACCATCGACGACGAGGACCAGGCGAAGGCACTGGCTCGGTGCGCGGTTGAGAGCAAGCTGGCAGCGGGCGCTCACATCGACGCGCCGTTCACCGCCGTCTACTGGTGGAAGAGCGAGATCGAAACGGCGCGGGAGTGGCGAATCTCGTACATGACGACCGCTAGCCGGCTGCCGGAACTGGAGGCGTGGGTGTCCGAGAGGCACTCGTACGAGGTACCGCAGTGGGTCACTCTTCCAGTGACAGACGGATCGGGTTCTTACCTGTCCTGGGTCGTCGAGGAGACGACCATGGGTTGACGTGCTGCGCGGCGCGTTCGCGTCTTGGGCGAGTTCTGCCCTGGTGTGACACAAATCTGAGGACGCGAACAGACGGCACACCCACAGGAAGCTTATGCGGCATTCCACCGAGCTTGGCTGTCTTCGTTCATGAGCGTTGCAATGCGATGATTCAGCTGCTCTGCGGCAGCTTCATCGCCGTGGTCAGCCCTGCGAATGAACGAGCCGAGCGTATGCAGGTCCCTAATTCCGCAAAGGACAGGGAGCCCTGACCAATTCCGAATGTCGTACCCATAACGAAGGCTGAAGTCATCCAGTTCCCTGGCGCTCCGCCCGAAACGAACACCCTGGAAAGTGTTGGCCAAGTCGATTTCCCGCGGGCCGATCGCGGCCTCGTCCCAGTCGCCGAGCCTAACGCTTGGGGCGTCCCACAGCGTGTTTCCCGGGTACGCGTCGGCGTGTATATGGCCATAACCGAGCGGGAAGTCCAAACCCCGGTAAGCCTCCAAAAGTAGCGCCTGCCGAGCCGACAACCACTCTCGTTGTGAAACTGTAAGGTAAGTACTGAAACCGAGGGTCAACTTCAGTGAGGAAAGGGGCTGAAATTCCGGCAGCTCGAAAGGCGGGACCGGCAGATCGTGTAGCGACCTCAGCAGACTTCCTAGGTGGTGGGCTGCTGGCGCGCCCGACGCTGTCTGCGGGTAGTGCCGCCAGAAGGTGACGGCGTAGGGACCACAGACTACTGGCTGGCGAACATCCGCAGGCTCCGTGGCTGGGAAGCCGTTCGCAACAAGCCACCGGGTGAGCAACACAGAGGTTTCAAGACGTCCGTGCTGCGCAGCGGGGCTGACGCGTACCACCACATCCTCAGCATCCAGTAGGAACACGGAGGTAGCGTGGTGATGAAGTGGCGTGAGGGACTTGTCTGGCAAGCCCGATGCTCGACAGGCGATACGGGCGGCGGACTCAGGAGAGACCGTCGTTGTCATGAGGCGATGACCTTCGCTCGGGTGTCGATGACCTGATAGCCGCGGGCCTCGTCTGCCAGCTCGCGGGCCCGTCGGCTGCGGGCGAATCGTGGATCCTCAAGAAGCCTAGCCACCCCATGCATGGCATCGCCAAGTTGACGGATACGCCGGTCTTCGGGAAGTTCGAGGATGGGTTGGAGCTGCTCGCCGGCACCCTCGACTTCGCCCGCGGCAATGCGTGCTGTCACGATATCGAGGCGCGCCAGCGCCTCATCGCCGTAGGACCGCAGCTCCTGCGGCCCGCTCTCATAGAGCCGGATCGCTGCGGTGGCATGTTCTTCTGCCAATCGGTGCTTGCCGAGCAGGGCGTATGTGCCACCTATGTAGTACTCCTGCTTGGCCACCGGAAAGGTGAGCAGCCCACCAAATCGAGTCAGGCCGCTGGGCTCGGTCCGAAGCTCGCGGGCTCGCTTGAGCTCATCGAGCGCGGCGATTGCTCTGTCTGAGTCTTTGACGCGAGCAGCGGTTCTGGCTTCGATCGCGGCGATCCTGGCCCGTGTCTCACCTCCAGGCGCAAGCAGCATGGCCTGCTGTGCGTAGTCCAGCGCAGCTTGTTGCCGCGGCGACCACTCCGCGAACAGGGCAGCTGTGCCTTTGACCCACGCCCGCAGATCATCGCGATCGGCGTGCTCCGCCAGAGTCCAGGCTGTCTGGAGTTGAGCGATTGCGGAACCTTCGTCTCCCAGGTTCTGGGATGCGTGCGCGATGAGAAGGCAACTCGTACCGGCGAGGAGGAACAGCTCACGCGCCTGCCGAGGCGGCTGTCGACCTTTGAGTAGGGAGAAAATGCTGTCTCGTGTCGACAAGAGATCTTCGAATAGGGAGTGCAATGGAGCATGCACGTACTCGGTCGCAAGCCGGGTGACTTCGGCTTCCAGCTTTACGAGCTCAACATCACTCACATTGCTATTCGTGATTTCCTCAACGAACTGCAACGACTGCGCCGCAGCCCGCACTGCCAGGTTGCGAGCATCCGATGCCTGCCGCCCGCCTCCAGAATTGCCCTCGTTCAGGGAGGTACGTTCCGGCGTGAGAGGCGTCGGCGCCGCCTGTTGGACGCCGCCTAGTGGCGCTGGAAGAAACGAGTCAGGGGCACCAATGCCATTGAGGAACTGCGCGACCTTTTCAAGGCTTGTTAAGCGCCGACTCCCAGCTTCGAGCATTGACACGTACCCCTGGCTCAGTCCAGTCATGAACGCAATATCATCCTGGCGCAGGCCAGCCGCTTTGCGAACGAGTCGGCTTACTCGACCGAATTCCCAAGCCGCGATTGCGGCCTGGACTTCGGTCTCTCGCCAGACTGCATCCGGAACGCGAGGGGTTGAGCAGGCAACGAGGCGCTGGCCGCGTGCACAGGTGGCGCATAGGGGCTCTTGGTTGTACTGGCTGAGACGGCAGCCACAGCCACTGCATACACGGCCGTGCTTCTGCATCGCGCCCCCGTTCCTCTTCCTGCACGTGACAGCGTATGTTCCACACGACAGCACTGATATCACTCCAGTGATATCAGCAGTCAGGGACCGTCCAGGCCAGACCTGTCACGCATCATCGGTGGTCAGCATCGCGATGGCATCCAGAAGTTGAGCAGGGTCTTCAAGGCTGTCGAGGACGACGTGAGCTCCGGCGGCTGCCAGTTCGTCAACGCTGGTCTTGCCTGACGCGATACCAATCACGGCCGCTCCGCCCTCGAGTCCCGTACGGACGTCCTCAAGTGAGTCTCCGATGACGACGGTATTGCAGCGCGTGAACGAAGTGCCGTATCTGCCTTGAGCACGGCGCTGAGCCACCGAGACGAGAGCGGGGCGGTGATCGTCATCAGAGGAGTACCCGCCGATCTCGGTGTCGAGGAACCCTTCGAGTTGGAAGGCTCTCAGCTTCAGAAGCGCGTTGGGCTTGAGGTTCCCCGTGACAACGGTCGGCACGAGGCTCGCCTGCCCATGCACTGCCTTGAGGGCGGATACTGCACCGGGCAGAAGGACCCCGAGGCGCCGAAGATCTTGAGCGTGCGCCGCGAGTCGGTGCGGCAGGAGGTCCACCATGCGCGGTAGCAGCCGGGGGACATCCGGCTCAGGGACACCGTTTTCGAGGAGCAGCGACCGGATTGCGAGGGGCATGGTTACCCCTGTGCCTCTGGCGGGAAGCCGGTCCGCCGGCCGCCCAACGATCTCGGAAAAAGTCTCGCGGTAGACCTGCCGGTCGATATCGCCGACGTACAACAGCGTGCGGTCGATGTCCCACAGCACGAGGATGCGATGGGCCATGGTCAACTCCTGCTCCGTTTTCCCCGCATGGCGGTGGCTCGTTCCAGGACGCCTTGAGCGTAGGGGCTTTGGTCCGCCGAGCTGAGTTGGTCGAGCATGGTTTGAACGTGCTCGTTGAAGCGGGCGGACTGTAGGTGCTCGGCGAGGTCGAGAGCCTCGTGTGCCACGGCACAGCCGGCTTCGAGATCGCCTTGTGCAGTGTGGGCTGTAGCAGCGCGCGACAGGAAGAGCCCCTTGGTTCGCTGGTCTCCAGGGTTGAGCGCCTTCATTGCCTCGGTGAAGCTTTCGGCAGCCCGC from Streptomyces sp. NBC_00258 includes:
- a CDS encoding gamma-glutamylcyclotransferase family protein, with the translated sequence MTLVQPSSSRARLPDAPGELFVYGTLQFAVVLEALLGRLPAHTLASAPGWRAAALEGRVYPGLVAAPGNAAAGLLLTDLTDQEWRLLDAFEDDRYDLRKVALSGGDYGLAYLWPDGEVRPEDWDRAEFESLHLQAYTARCARIGPRLAAGEPKGE
- the cutA gene encoding divalent-cation tolerance protein CutA, with product MTDIVIAQTTIDDEDQAKALARCAVESKLAAGAHIDAPFTAVYWWKSEIETAREWRISYMTTASRLPELEAWVSERHSYEVPQWVTLPVTDGSGSYLSWVVEETTMG
- a CDS encoding phosphotransferase, whose product is MTTTVSPESAARIACRASGLPDKSLTPLHHHATSVFLLDAEDVVVRVSPAAQHGRLETSVLLTRWLVANGFPATEPADVRQPVVCGPYAVTFWRHYPQTASGAPAAHHLGSLLRSLHDLPVPPFELPEFQPLSSLKLTLGFSTYLTVSQREWLSARQALLLEAYRGLDFPLGYGHIHADAYPGNTLWDAPSVRLGDWDEAAIGPREIDLANTFQGVRFGRSARELDDFSLRYGYDIRNWSGLPVLCGIRDLHTLGSFIRRADHGDEAAAEQLNHRIATLMNEDSQARWNAA
- a CDS encoding helix-turn-helix domain-containing protein encodes the protein MQKHGRVCSGCGCRLSQYNQEPLCATCARGQRLVACSTPRVPDAVWRETEVQAAIAAWEFGRVSRLVRKAAGLRQDDIAFMTGLSQGYVSMLEAGSRRLTSLEKVAQFLNGIGAPDSFLPAPLGGVQQAAPTPLTPERTSLNEGNSGGGRQASDARNLAVRAAAQSLQFVEEITNSNVSDVELVKLEAEVTRLATEYVHAPLHSLFEDLLSTRDSIFSLLKGRQPPRQARELFLLAGTSCLLIAHASQNLGDEGSAIAQLQTAWTLAEHADRDDLRAWVKGTAALFAEWSPRQQAALDYAQQAMLLAPGGETRARIAAIEARTAARVKDSDRAIAALDELKRARELRTEPSGLTRFGGLLTFPVAKQEYYIGGTYALLGKHRLAEEHATAAIRLYESGPQELRSYGDEALARLDIVTARIAAGEVEGAGEQLQPILELPEDRRIRQLGDAMHGVARLLEDPRFARSRRARELADEARGYQVIDTRAKVIAS
- a CDS encoding HAD family hydrolase, with amino-acid sequence MAHRILVLWDIDRTLLYVGDIDRQVYRETFSEIVGRPADRLPARGTGVTMPLAIRSLLLENGVPEPDVPRLLPRMVDLLPHRLAAHAQDLRRLGVLLPGAVSALKAVHGQASLVPTVVTGNLKPNALLKLRAFQLEGFLDTEIGGYSSDDDHRPALVSVAQRRAQGRYGTSFTRCNTVVIGDSLEDVRTGLEGGAAVIGIASGKTSVDELAAAGAHVVLDSLEDPAQLLDAIAMLTTDDA